One Mustela nigripes isolate SB6536 chromosome 5, MUSNIG.SB6536, whole genome shotgun sequence DNA segment encodes these proteins:
- the ATXN1 gene encoding ataxin-1: protein MKSNQERSNECLPPKKREIPATSRPSEEKAVPPPSDNHRAEAVAWLPGNPGGRAHGGGRHGPAGTSVELGLQQGIGLHKALSTGLDYSPPSAPRSVPATSTLPAAYPPPQSGTPVSPVQYAHLPHTFQFIGSSQYSGPYTGFIPSQLISPTASPVTSAVASAAGATTPSQRSQLEAYSTLLANMGSLSQASGHKAEQQQQQHLGRTPGLITPGSPPPTQQNQYVHISSSPQSAGRTASPPAIPVHLHPHQTMIPHTLTLGPSPQVVVQYTDSGSHFVPREAAKKAESGRLQQTMQAKELLNGEVEKGRRYGAPSSADLGLVKAGKSLPHPYESRHVVVHPSAADYGGRDSSGVRASVMVLPTSNTPATDLEVQQVAHREASPSTLNDKSGLHLGKPAHRSYALSPQQALGPEGVKAAAVATLSPHTVIQTPHSASEPLPVGLPATAFYAGTQAPVIGYLSGQQQAITYAGSLPQHLVIPGTQPLLIPVGSADVEGSGAAPAIATSSPQFAAMPHTFVTTTLPKSENFSPEALVTQAAYPAMVQAQIHLPVVQSVASPAAAPPTLPPYFMKGSIIQLANGELKKVEDLKTEDFIQSAEISSDLKIDSSTVERIEDSHHPGVAVIQFAVGEHRAQVSVEVLVEYPFFVFGQGWSSCCPERTSQLFDLPCSKLSVGDVCISLTLKNLKNGSVKKGPPVDPASVLLKHSKTDILAGSRHRYAEQENGINQGSAQMLSENGELKFPEKIGLPAAPLLTKTEPSKPMATRKRRWSAPETRKLEKSEDEPPLTLPKPSLIPQEVKICIEGRSNVGK from the exons ATGAAATCCAACCAAGAGCGGAGCAACGAATGCCTGCCTCCCAAGAAGCGCGAGATCCCCGCCACCAGCCGGCCTTCCGAGGAGAAGGCCGTCCCGCCGCCGAGCGACAACCACCGGGCGGAGGCCGTGGCATGGCTCCCGGGCAACCCCGGGGGCCGCGCCCATGGGGGCGGCCGGCACGGCCCGGCAGGGACTTCCGTGGAGCTGGGTTTACAACAGGGAATAGGTTTACACAAAGCGCTGTCCACGGGGCTGGACTACTCCCCGCCCAGCGCGCCCAGGTCTGTCCCGGCGACCAGCACGCTGCCCGCGGCGTACCCTCCCCCGCAGTCGGGGACGCCCGTGTCCCCCGTGCAGTACGCCCACCTGCCACACACCTTCCAGTTCATCGGGTCCTCCCAGTACAGTGGGCCCTACACCGGGTTCATCCCTTCACAGCTGATCTCCCCGACGGCCAGCCCCGTCACCAGTGCCGTGGCCTCTGCCGCGGGGGCCACCACTCCATCCCAGCGCTCCCAGCTGGAGGCCTATTCCACTCTGCTGGCCAACATGGGCAGTCTGAGCCAAGCCTCAGGACACAAGgctgagcagcagcagcagcagcacctgggcAGGACGCCGGGGCTCATCACCCCGGggtcccctccacccacccagcaGAACCAGTACGTCCACATCTCCAGCTCTCCGCAGAGCGCCGGGCGCACGGCCTCCCCTCCGGCCATCCCTGTCCACCTCCACCCGCACCAGACGATGATCCCACACACGCTCACCCTGGGGCCCTCCCCCCAGGTCGTAGTGCAATACACCGACTCCGGCAGCCACTTCGTGCCCCGCGAGGCCGCCAAGAAAGCCGAGAGCGGCCGGCTGCAGCAGACCATGCAGGCCAAGGAGCTCCTGAACGGGGAGGTGGAGAAGGGCCGGAGGTACGGGGCCCCCAGCTCGGCCGACCTGGGCCTGGTGAAGGCCGGCAAGTCCCTTCCTCACCCGTACGAGTCCAGGCACGTGGTGGTCCACCCCAGCGCCGCCGACTACGGCGGCCGGGACTCCTCGGGGGTCCGGGCCTCTGTGATGGTCCTGCCCACCAGCAACACCCCCGCCACCGACCTAGAGGTGCAGCAGGTGGCGCACCGGGAggcttccccctccaccctcaACGACAAAAGCGGCCTGCACCTGGGGAAGCCCGCGCACCGGTCCTACGCGCTGTCCCCCCAACAGGCTCTGGGCCCCGAAGGCGTGAAGGCCGCCGCCGTGGCCACGCTGTCCCCCCACACGGTCATCCAGACCCCGCACAGCGCTTCAGAGCCCCTCCCGGTGGGACTGCCAGCCACCGCCTTCTACGCGGGGACGCAGGCGCCGGTCATCGGCTACCTGAGCGGCCAGCAGCAAGCGATCACGTACGCCGGCAGCCTGCCCCAGCACCTGGTGATCCCCGGCACGCAGCCGCTGCTCATCCCGGTGGGCAGCGCGGATGTGGAGGGCTCGGGAGCGGCCCCCGCGATAGCCACGTCGTCGCCGCAGTTCGCGGCCATGCCTCACACGTTCGTCACCACCACCCTTCCCAAGAGCGAGAACTTCAGCCCGGAGGCCCTGGTCACGCAGGCCGCCTACCCCGCCATGGTGCAGGCCCAGATCCACCTGCCGGTGGTGCAGTCGGTGGCGTCCCCCGCCGCGGCACCCCCCACGCTGCCCCCCTACTTCATGAAAGGCTCCATCATCCAGCTGGCCAACGGGGAGCTGAAGAAGGTGGAGGACCTGAAGACGGAAGACTTCATCCAGAGCGCGGAGATCAGCAGCGATCTGAAGATCGACTCCAGCACGGTGGAGAGGATCGAGGACAGCCACCACCCGGGCGTCGCTGTGATCCAGTTTGCCGTCGGGGAGCACCGAGCACAG GTCAGCGTGGAGGTTTTGGTAGAGTACCCTTTTTTTGTGTTTGGACAGGGCTGGTCATCCTGCTGCCCGGAGAGAACCAGCCAGCTCTTTGATCTGCCGTGTTCCAAACTCTCAGTTGGGGATGTCTGCATCTCGCTGACCCTCAAGAACCTGAAGAACGGCTCTGTTAAAAAGGGCCCGCCCGTGGATCCCGCCAGCGTCCTGCTGAAGCATTCAAAGACCGACATCCTGGCAGGCAGCAGACACAGGTACGCCGAGCAGGAGAACGGCATCAACCAGGGAAGTGCCCAGATGCTGTCTGAGAATGGCGAACTCAAGTTTCCGGAGAAAATAGGATTGCCCGCAGCGCCCTTGCTCACCAAAACAGAACCCAGCAAGCCCATGGCAACGAGGAAGAGGAGGTGGTCGGCTCCGGAGACCCGCAAACTGGAGAAGTCAGAAGACGAGCCACCTTTGACTCTTCCTAAGCCTTCTCTAATTCCTCAGGAGGTTAAGATTTGCATTGAAGGCCGGTCTAATGTAGGCAAGTAG